Below is a window of Mycolicibacterium rhodesiae NBB3 DNA.
AGAACTGGGTGAAGCCCGAACAGTCATAACCGACGATGTTGGCGCCGGAGTCGACGCCGGTGCTCGGTCCGGTCGGCTTACCGCCACCCCAGGAATACGGGGTGCCGATCTGCGAGGCGCCGCGGCGGAGTACGTATTCGATGGCCTGGGGGCCGCGGACCCGGCCGGGTGCGACGCTCGCCGTGGCCGGCGGCCCGAAACCGAGCGAGGACAGGAACGAGCGGCCGAGGTTCAGCGTGGCTTCGGTGGCCTGTGCGGTCGCGGCGAGCGACGCGTTGGCCACCGACAGCGGATCCCCCGGCGCGCCCGCGGACAGGATCTTGGGCAGGGTCGGGTCCCACTGGCCGTCATCGGGGGCCGCCGCCGCGGGCATGGCTGCGCAGACGGCCACCGCTACCGCAGCGACCGTCGTCAGAATCCCGCTCAGGAACCGAAACCGCTTGAACTGCAAAGTAATCCTTATCGTCACCATTCGATGAGGCGTGTCGCGTACGGGGTCATACCGCTGGTGCGGACAGGCGAGACCTTCACCGTTGAACCGGTGTAGGGCGCCTCGAGCATCTGGCCGTTACCGAGGTACAGCGCGACGTGCTGGCTGGCGTTGGGCCCCCAGAACAGCATGTCGCCGCGACGTGCTTCCGACGACGGGACCTTGCGGCCGGCGTTGTACTGCGAGCCCGAGTAGTGGTCCAGCTTGATGCCGACACCGGCGAAGGCATAGAGCATCAGTCCCGAACAGTCGAATCCGACTGTGTTCGAACCGGAATCGATACCCAAGCTCTTACCCGCCGCGTTGCCGCCACCCCACGAATACGGCACGCCGATCTGCGACATGGCGCGCTGGATCACATACTCGGTGGCCTGCCGGCCGTAGACCTTGGGAATCGCACCGTTCGTGTAGCCCGTCGAGGCAGCGGCCGGCTGCGGCAGCAGGCCGAGCGACTGCAGGAACTTGCGGCCCAGGTCCTGAGTGACCTGCGCCGACGTCGACGCATAACCGAGGACCGTGTTGATGATCGCGATCGGATCGCCGCTGACGAATGCGCTGGGAATCGCGGGCAGGAAGGGGTCCCACGGCGTGGCCCAGTTGCCCGTCTCCGGGTCGACCTTCTGCGGTCCACGGTCCCAGTCGGCGGCCGGGTTCGACGATCCGGTCGGCGCGGAGGCCGGCCGTGCGGGAGCGCCTGCGGCGGGTGCCGAGAACTTGCGGACCTCAGCGAGTTTGGCTTGCGCCGCGGTACGTTCAGCCGTCAGCTTGTCCAGCTCGGCCTGCTGATCGCGGAAGCTCTGCTGGGCCTCGGTCAGCGCCGAGACCGCGGTCTGCTGGCTGGCCTCGGCGTCGACGACAGCCTGGTCCGCGTTCTGTTTGGCCAGCCGTGCGGCCGACTCCTT
It encodes the following:
- the ripA gene encoding NlpC/P60 family peptidoglycan endopeptidase RipA, with the translated sequence MRRTSSASASQLCGRVCAIPLTAGMLFITPPLAIAQPADPNSVGALVAAVANVNQKLQDLGAAIQAKQEGVNKAIVDVQTARDNAAAAQRELDASAQRVKDANVAIEAAQDRFDTYAVATYVNGPSSSYLTASDPSDILDTAATGQTLAVSTQRVISDLQRARTEQVNKESAARLAKQNADQAVVDAEASQQTAVSALTEAQQSFRDQQAELDKLTAERTAAQAKLAEVRKFSAPAAGAPARPASAPTGSSNPAADWDRGPQKVDPETGNWATPWDPFLPAIPSAFVSGDPIAIINTVLGYASTSAQVTQDLGRKFLQSLGLLPQPAAASTGYTNGAIPKVYGRQATEYVIQRAMSQIGVPYSWGGGNAAGKSLGIDSGSNTVGFDCSGLMLYAFAGVGIKLDHYSGSQYNAGRKVPSSEARRGDMLFWGPNASQHVALYLGNGQMLEAPYTGSTVKVSPVRTSGMTPYATRLIEW
- the ripB gene encoding NlpC/P60 family peptidoglycan endopeptidase RipB, with the translated sequence MQFKRFRFLSGILTTVAAVAVAVCAAMPAAAAPDDGQWDPTLPKILSAGAPGDPLSVANASLAATAQATEATLNLGRSFLSSLGFGPPATASVAPGRVRGPQAIEYVLRRGASQIGTPYSWGGGKPTGPSTGVDSGANIVGYDCSGFTQFSFAGVGVLIPKYSGDQYNTGRKVPLNQAKRGDLLFWGPGGSQHVAIYLGGDKMLESGGTAGGVGISQVRRAGLQPYVARIIET